The DNA sequence GGCCTAACGCCCAAGGTAAGCGGCGCCGTAAGGAGCGCAGCGACTGAAGGGTACCAACAAGGGCCAGGACAATGGCGAAGCCTTGGCCCTTGTTGGCGTCCGCTTGACCGCCCAGTTAGGCTTGTGGATAGGTGCTGCATGGATCAAGTGCGAAGCTCCCTTTCGCCACCAGCCAAGAGCTTGGGCCTTTTGCGCGCATTTTCAAACGACTGGGCGTCATGTATGGCCTGTGTTTCATGGCTTCAAGCTCTTTGCCAATAGTGCTTCTGACATGAGTAGGCCGCAACCAGGACATTTATCCCAATTCGTCATGATCTCAGTCGCATGAACGCCCCGACCTTCTTTGATTTCCCAACTGTAGCCACATCGTGGGCAGGCGGCGCTTTTGGAAGGCGAGATGCGCTGCCGCAATGAAAGGGCTATGTAGTGCAGCATCCCTGCGCCGGCGCAAGAGACAAGGGCGCGAAGCTTCAGCGCGCTTTCCGTCGTTGGGGAGACGACGTACCAAATGGCAAATACAAGGCCAGATAGCAGCAGCGAGAATAAGAGGGCCCAATTGCGCGCCGATCGATTTCGTCGTGCAAGCGCTTTCTGCTCTTTTACGGAAGCGACAAGCTGATCTGTACTTTGCTGCATGCCAAGCGTGGACTTTGTGAGGGCCTAACGCCCTAGTTAACCGGCGCCGGAGCACGAAGTGCGGAGGGCACCGCGGCAGGCCATGAGAATGCCGAAGGCATGGCCTGCCGTGGCGTCCGCGTTGAACGACCAGTTAGGCTGGTGGCGGATGCTGAGGCAGTTGAACATCCCATTGCGGTAGGTCCCATTTGAGTTCGATCTGTGAGCAGTGATTTGTTTGAGGGGCATTCCGGACTAAGAGATGGCAACTTCTTTGGCTAGGGACTCGTAGAATTTGACGGGCCCCACGACAATCAGCTTCGCCAATTCAGATGCCCTCTCCTTCGAGAGATTTGGCCCATGGCGGATCAGTTCTCGGGTAAGTTCGACGTAGTCCTCGAGACTTGCCTCAGCCTCCTTCAGTCCAAGAAGCTTGAGTGCCATTCTGGCTCGGCGCAACGGATGATTTTTCTTATAGATGTTGGATTTCGCTTCATCGAAATCGACAGCCCCTTTCAGTCCCTGAACCTTGTTGCTGACTTCAGTGGCATACGTGCCAATCATGTGTTCAAACTCGGTCACGTCGTTGGCCGTTTGCATAAGCAAGTCGAATCGGCGCTTCGCAAGCTCCTTCTTTGCATCGTTACGATGGCTCAACTTAGTGAGCAAGTAGGTTGACATACCACCGATGAGCGCGCCGGCAATGGTGCCTATGACTGGAAATCCAATCTTCACTGCGTCAGAAAGTAGCCTGGTCTCTTCTTCTGTCATGATTCCCTTGATTTCCGAGGAATAGCTGCGTCTAGGAATTGCGAAAAGCCTAACGCCCAAGGTAAGCGGCGCCGGAAGGAGCGCAGCGACTGCAGGGTACCAACATGGGCCAAGACAATGGCGAAGCCTTGGCCCATGTTGGCGTCCGCTTGACCGCCCAGTTAGGCGCTGGATTTTGGGCCTTGGTGTTTAAGCTCATGCTTGATGATGCGTAAGACTGCTGTGATTGTCAGCGCAATGCTCAACGCCATTGCTGGGAATAGGCGCTTCGGAAGTTTTGAGGTGGGGTTGTGACTGATAGGTAGACGAACGGCGTGTTGCTTCCGTTAAAAACGCCGTGCACATCACCCGGCGCAAAGCGCACAACATCGCCTTCATGTATCGCAGCCTCACTTGCACCTTCAAGCAGGAGCGTGCCTTGGCCTGACAGCACGATCCACACTTGTTCCGACGTGTCATGTGCATGGCGAGGACTGGTCATTCCACTGGGCACGGTAACCCGCGTGACAGTTGACATTGCGTCCGGTGAGGATTCAGGGAACAGCAACTGTTCTGACTCAACGCCAGAGTTGCGAAGCACCGGTATGTCTTTGTGCTTGATGAGCTGCATGACTCTTGCCTCTTGAGGGCCTAACGCCCAAGGTAAGCGGCACCGGAGCACCGAAGGTGCGGAGGGTACCAACAAGGGCCAAGACAATGGCGAAGCCTTGGCCCCTGTTGGTGTCCGCTTGACCGCCCAGTTAGGCTGGGTGCAGATGCGCAGTGCAGCGAGCGTAGAAAACCTTTCGCTGTATCTATACCCTAGCCTTAGCAAAGACCTATCGTGTTCAGATCAACTCCCCAACGCTCCAGGGATGCCGCCTGCCAAGCCTCCGACAATGGACGTAACCAGGGGGTGAGCCATAAATTCTTTGAACTTTGATTTAGCGGCAAGCTTCTCTTCTGGAGTTGCATTTGACGCGTCAATTTTTGCCAAGATATCCCCAACCGTTAGGTTAGCGATCGATGCACCTTTTCCAGTAGCTACATTCAGTGGAGCGTTCACGTCGCCATGCACGTGTACGGTAGAGCTGTGGCTGGGGTTGTTCGCCTCTACGATCTTGGAGGGATCCCCCCCGATCATGACTCCGACCTTGCCGTGACTAAACTTGCCTCCAATAACGTGGAGGTTGCCTTGCAGCGAACCAATGTGCATCCCGACATCATTGTGGGTTGATTGCACATCTCGAATGGTGGTTGTCTTCTTTTCATCTGACATTGCGATGCTCCTGAATAGTTGAAGGGCTCTACACGCGATAAAAATAGCAGATTCAGAACAGTCGTGCTGATTGAGGCGCATGCGGTGTGTTCAATGGGCCTAACGCCCAAGGTAAGCGGCGCCGCAAGGAGCGCAGCGACTGAAGGGCACCAACAAGGGCCAGGACAATGGCGAAGCCATGGCCCTTGTTGGCGTCCGCTTGACCGCCCAGTTAGGCGACGAGTTTTGGTGGCTGGAATCGCTCTTCATCGTTGAACATGCGGAGCATGAGCTAGTTGCTTCGGCGGGCTTGAAGGCACATTCGCACGCTTGTGAGCAGTAGCCCCCCACTGGAGACCAGGTACACGGCAAGGACTGCTTTGCAATGGCCCGCTTCGACAAGCGACTTCAGTATGCTGGATAGCAAATTCGATCTGCCACTGTTGTGAACTGAAGGGCAATCGCCAGCTACTAGAAATTCCAATGAGTGCTGAGCCAAAGCAAGGCCGCAACCAAGCAAAACTAGAGCAAAGCTGTACTGAAGTGCAGACTTCCTCTGGTCGTTTTTGAGCTTGTATGCACTCCACCAAATGCCTAGCAGACCTAAGAGTATGACGTTGAGCAAGATTGCACCAAACACTCGTGATGCGCTCAGATGGTCAAGTACGGCAGCGTTGCTTACGGCTGCCGCGAGTAGCAAGAAGAGCAAGAATAGCCAGCGCATTTGTGTTGCCTAACGCCCAGGTTAACCGGCGCCGTAGCACGAAGTGCGGAGGGCACCACGGCTGGCCATGAAAATGCCGCAGGCATGGCCAGCTGGGGCGTCCGAGTTGAACCGACAGTTAGGCTGGTGCGCGTAGTGGAAGGTTGGGCTAGCTAGCATGGCCTGAATTTGAACTGGTGTTGCACTTGCTACTTGAAGCTAGGCTGAGGCGCGGAGTGGAAGTGATGTGATTCGCCAATGCCCGGCCAATGTTGGTTTGAGATTCAGGCATTGGTTCGCAACTCTATTGATTGCTCGTTCTTATTCGGTGTTCCTCCATCTTCAGGCGCGTCGTGCATTCTGAATATAATTTTGTAACTTTTTCCGATGCCCACACTTGCTACGGGAATGGAGGCATACATGTATCCGAACTCAGCATTTCGGGTTGGGTGCGGTATTCCGGCATCGTCAATGATGACAAGGCCAGACGCCATTGGAAAGTTCCAGCATTCGTCGCTGACTCTGCAGAGTATTTCGAGGTTCTGACCCGCCGTAACTATTGGTGGGCTGACGATAATAGTTGTCAGCCTTGGAACATCGGGATTATTGGGTGGAGGCTCTATTGGCTTGATATGTGATGCTGAATTTCCGAAGAACTGAGGATGCGCTTGCTTTACAAAAATATCACCAAGGT is a window from the Aquabacterium sp. NJ1 genome containing:
- a CDS encoding cupin domain-containing protein, with translation MQLIKHKDIPVLRNSGVESEQLLFPESSPDAMSTVTRVTVPSGMTSPRHAHDTSEQVWIVLSGQGTLLLEGASEAAIHEGDVVRFAPGDVHGVFNGSNTPFVYLSVTTPPQNFRSAYSQQWR